Proteins encoded in a region of the Triticum dicoccoides isolate Atlit2015 ecotype Zavitan chromosome 3A, WEW_v2.0, whole genome shotgun sequence genome:
- the LOC119268972 gene encoding NADP-dependent malic enzyme-like, whose translation MRARFLPLLARQWQHQGSSSSGARRGCCGRHQCGETRRGLATAAARWWHVGRRGFAASAEAGAKGEMESTMKEIRGGGAPCVLDMDDAATVGGGVEDTYGEDRATEEQLVTPWTVSVASGYNLLRDPRYNKGLAFTEKERETHYLRGLLPPTVISQELQERKIMHNIRQYQLPLQRYMAMMDLQEGNERLFYKLLIDNVEELLPIVYTPTVGEACQKYGSIFSRPQGLYISLKEKGKILEVLKNWPERSIQVIVVTDGERILGLGDLGCQGMGIPVGKLSLYTALGGVRPSACLPITLDVGTNNEELLNDEFYIGLRQRRAIGQEYADFLHEFMAAVKQNYGEKVLIQFEDFANHNAFDLLARYGTTHLVFNDDIQGTASVVLAGLVAALKLVGGTLAEHTYLFLGAGEAGTGIAELIALEMSRQTKTPIDECRKKIWLVDSKGLIVSARKESLQHFKKPWAHEHEHVGNLLDAVNAIKPTVLIGTSGKGQTFTQEVVEAISSFNEMPIILALSNPTSQAECTAEQAYTWSKGRAVFATGSPFDPVQYNGKIYVPGQANNAYIFPGFGLGVVMSGAIRVHDDMLLAASEALAQQVTQENFDKGLIYPPFSNIRKICAHIAANVAAKAYELGLASRRPRPKDLVKYAESCMYSPIYRNYR comes from the exons ATGCGCGCCCGCTTCCTTCCG CTACTAGCGCGGCAGTGGCAACATCAGGGGAGCAGCTCAAGCGGTGCGAGGAGAGGCTGCTGCGGGCGCCACCAGTGCGGGGAGACGCGGAGGGGGctagcgacggcggcggcgaggtggtggcACGTCGGTAGGAGGGGGTTCGCGGCATCGGCGGAGGCGGGTGCGAAGGGGGAGATGGAGAGCACCATGAAGGAGATACGGGGAGGCGGGGCGCCGTGCGTGCTGGACATGGACGACGCGGCGACGGTGGGCGGCGGCgtcgaggacacctacggcgaggaCCGCGCCACCGAGGAGCAGCTCGTCACGCCGTGGACCGTCTCTGTCGCGAG TGGTTACAATTTGTTGAGGGATCCACGCTACAACAAGGGGCTTGCCTTCACAGAGAAGGAGCGCGAGACACACTACCTTCGTGGCCTTCTGCCACCAACCGTCATATCCCAGGAGCTGCAG GAGAGGAAGATCATGCATAATATTCGCCAGTACCAGCTACCTCTGCAGCGTTACATGGCTATGATGGACCTTCAA GAGGGGAATGAGAGGCTTTTCTACAAGCTCCTCATTGACAATGTTGAGGAGCTGCTTCCTATTGTGTACACTCCAACTGTTGGTGAGGCCTGCCAAAAGTACGGATCTATATTTAGTCGTCCGCAGGGTCTTTACATCAGCTTGAAAGAGAA GGGAAAGATCCTTGAGGTGCTGAAGAACTGGCCTGAGAGGAGCATTCAGGTTATTGTCGTTACTGACGGTGAACGTATTTTGGGGCTTGGAGATCTTGGATGCCAG GGAATGGGGATTCCTGTTGGTAAGCTTTCCCTTTACACTGCTCTAGGAGGGGTTCGTCCATCTGCA TGCTTGCCAATCACATTGGATGTTGGTACAAATAATGAGGAGCTTCTGAATGATGAATTTTACATTGGCTTGAGGCAAAGAAGGGCCATTGGCCAG GAGTATGCTGATTTTCTGCATGAATTTATGGCTGCTGTGAAGCAAAACTATGGGGAGAAAGTTCTCATTCAG TTTGAGGATTTTGCAAACCACAATGCCTTTGATCTCCTTGCAAGATATGGAACAACCCACCTGGTATTCAATGATGACATTCAG GGAACAGCTTCGGTGGTCCTTGCTGGGCTTGTTGCAGCACTGAAATTAGTTGGTGGTACATTAGCAGAGCACACCTACCTGTTCTTAGGAGCTGGAGAG GCTGGGACAGGTATTGCGGAGCTTATAGCTCTTGAGATGTCAAGACAG ACAAAAACACCAATAGACGAATGCCGCAAGAAAATCTGGCTTGTTGATTCAAAG GGCCTGATCGTCAGTGCGCGAAAGGAGTCCCTTCAACACTTCAAGAAACCATGGGCTCATGAGCATGAGCATGTCGGCAACCTCTTAGATGCAGTGAAT GCTATCAAACCAACAGTGTTGATTGGCACATCTGGAAAGGGGCAGACTTTCACACAGGAGGTTGTTGAAGCCATTTCCTCATTTAATGAG ATGCCTATCATTCTTGCCCTGTCCAACCCAACGTCGCAGGCTGAGTGCACTGCTGAACAAGCTTACACATGGAGCAAG GGTCGAGCAGTGTTTGCAACTGGAAGCCCATTTGATCCAGTGCAGTACAATGGCAAGATATATGTTCCTGGCCAG GCAAACAATGCATATATCTTTCCAGGGTTTGGCCTTGGGGTGGTGATGTCTGGGGCAATCCGTGTGCATGATGACATGCTTCTTGCAGCAT CGGAGGCTCTGGCTCAGCAGGTCACACAGGAGAATTTTGACAAGGGGCTCATTTATCCCCCCTTCTCAAATATCAGAAAGATCTGTGCTCACATCGCGGCCAACGTTGCAGCAAAGGCATATGAACTTG GTTTGGCGAGTAGGCGCCCTCGACCGAAGGACCTGGTCAAGTATGCAGAGAGCTGCATGTACAGCCCGATTTACCGCAATTACCGGTGA
- the LOC119271975 gene encoding B3 domain-containing protein Os01g0723500-like, which translates to MPDAERQSPLASAERRPHFFKVLIGDFKKRLKIPPKFCKHIPWEASRKAKGLKEASMAATLEGPSGRTWQVVIRRTAEGTFFTAGWAKFVQDQALRELEFLVFRHDGGTSFAAMVFDKSACEREDLLLAGDAPRPRRKRGRPRTASRALDDSAGMELVPYRAPADRPPQAACSDRMPESDKSNGSAGHPGPMKAEVGAGELPLCLIAAPPSESGQLLPGHLPAGTKDGGAVKTRSIHGDLAAASIPPSVRKYNGYVSRRRPVASAERQRAMELARAFRSSLPYCVIRMSTMHVYYSFMMRFPTGFSRQHLPREKTEMVLRDPGGKAWAALYIPSTRDRLSRGWCAFARGNCLEEGDCCVFELVGAAEFRVHVFRVVEPAVPAVRLRLA; encoded by the exons ATGCCGGACGCGGAGAGGCAATCGCCGTTGGCGTCGGCGGAGAGGCGGCCGCACTTCTTCAAGGTGCTCATCGGCGACTTCAAGAAGCGCCTG AAGATCCCGCCAAAGTTCTGCAAGCACATCCCCTGGGAGGCGTCCAGGAAGGCCAAGGGCCTGAAGGAGGCGTCCATGGCGGCCACGCTGGAGGGCCCCAGCGGCCGGACGTGGCAGGTCGTCATCCGCCGGACCGCCGAGGGCACCTTCTTCACCGCGGGCTGGGCCAAGTTCGTGCAGGACCAGGCGCTGCGGGAGCTGGAGTTCCTCGTCTTCCGCCACGACGGCGGCACCAGCTTCGCCGCCATGGTGTTCGACAAGTCGGCGTGCGAGCGGGAGGACCTGCTGCTCGCCGGCGACGCGCCGCGGCCGCGCAGGAAGCGGGGCCGGCCGAGGACGGCGTCGCGGGCCCTGGATGACTCGGCTGGCATGGAGCTGGTCCCGTACCGTGCGCCTGCCGATCGGCCGCCCCAAGCCGCGTGCTCCGATCGGATGCCGGAGTCGGACAAGTCAAATG GATCAGCCGGGCATCCCGGCCCTATGAAGGCCGAGGTGGGCGCCGGCGAGCTCCCGCTGTGCTTGATCGCCGCACCACCGTCGGAGTCGGGGCAGCTCCTGCCTGGCCACTTGCCAGCCGGGACCAAGGACGGGGGCGCGGTGAAAACGCGGAGCATCCACGGCGACCTCGCGGCGGCCAGCATCCCCCCTTCCGTGAGGAAGTACAACGGGTACGTGTCCCGGCGGCGGCCCGTGGCGAGCGCCGAGCGGCAGCGGGCCATGGAGCTCGCGCGCGCGTTCCGGTCGTCGCTCCCCTACTGCGTCATCCGCATGAGCACCATGCACGTCTACTACTCCTTCATGATG AGGTTCCCCACGGGGTTCTCGAGGCAGCACCTGCCCCGGGAGAAGACGGAGATGGTGCTCCGGGACCCGGGCGGCAAGGCGTGGGCGGCGCTCTACATCCCCAGCACGAGGGACCGGCTGTCGCGCGGGTGGTGCGCGTTCGCGCGCGGCAACTGCCTCGAGGAAGGGGACTGCTGCGTCTTCGAGCTCGTCGGCGCCGCCGAGTTCCGCGTCCACGTGTTCCGGGTGGTCGAGCCCGCCGTGCCGGCGGTCAGGCTACGTTTAGCTTGA